Proteins encoded in a region of the Balaenoptera ricei isolate mBalRic1 chromosome 19, mBalRic1.hap2, whole genome shotgun sequence genome:
- the KASH5 gene encoding LOW QUALITY PROTEIN: protein KASH5 (The sequence of the model RefSeq protein was modified relative to this genomic sequence to represent the inferred CDS: inserted 1 base in 1 codon) — translation MRGLTGSLEEAGPFSVPPRDGGELLVSPAAAEQRGWPMDLPESQAGGPAAEMYLWDQPEGGSLGTGTLLSLEEQILNSTFEACDPQRTGTVAVTHVLAYLEAVTGRGPQDARLQTLACSLDPNGEGPQATVDLDTFLVIMRDWIAACQLDGGLELEEETAFEGALTSQQLPSGRSEAEDPANLESFGGEDPRPELSATADLLSSLEDLELSNRRLAGENAKLQRSVETAEEGSLRLGEEILALRKQLRSTQQALQFAKAVDEELEDLKTLAKSLEEQNRGLLAQARQTEKEQQQLAAEIESLQEENGKLLAERDGVKRRSEELATEKDALKVPPLPSTLTTSYHPKAIFTXTSFSPCGLRQLYECERLICQRDAILSERTRHAESLAKTLEEYRTTTQELRLEISHLEEQLSQTHEGLDERGGSLPRPDCVDRLPEGAQVRRVDWTKLPPPSLGVEIQAIRQKQEVAAADLSNPLCGVWQWEEVINETNEEAEFPPEAPTGGQRNFQGEPAYAHAGRKERSMWLPRREKEEEAEIRVTVDLPIPLGDSHPGDIPGSPPESRPSEPELQQALVPVVKELVPVRRPVWGHLCLRLLHPQQLRVTRHPLIPAPVLGLLLLLLLLLLSVRLLGQSPPPAWPHLQLCYLQPPPV, via the exons GATCTCTTGAAGAAGCTGGTCCCTTTTCAGTTCCTCCCAGAGATGGGGGGGAGCTGTTAGTTTCGCCAGCAGCTGCAGAGCAGCGGGGGTGGCCCATGGACCTGCCAGAGAGCCAGGCGGGCGGCCCCGCTGCCGAAA TGTACCTCTGGGACCAGCCAGAGGGGGGGAGCCTGGGGACGGGGACGCTGCTCAGCTTAGAGGAACAAATACTCAACTCCACGTTTGAAGCTTGTGACCCCCAGAGGACAG GCACTGTGGCTGTGACCCATGTACTAGCCTACCTGGAGGCTGTGACGGGACGGGGCCCCCAGGATGCACGCCTCCAAACACTGGCCTGCAGCCTGGACCCCAATGGGGAGGGCCCTCAGGCCACTGTGGACTTGGACACCTTCCTGGTCATCATGCGGGACTGGATTGCTGCCTGTCAACTGGATGG GGGATTAGAGCTGGAAGAGGAGACCGCCTTTGAGGGAGCCTTGACCTCCCAGCAACTGCCATCTG GACGCTCGGAAGCTGAGGATCCAGCCAACCTGGAGAGCTTCGGAGGCGAAGACCCCAGACCTGAGCT GTCCGCCACAGCCGACCTGCTGAGCAGCCTGGAGGACTTGGAGCTCAGCAACCGCCGGCTGGCCGGGGAGAACGCCAAACTGCAGCGCAGTGTGGAGACAGCCGAGGAGGGTTCCCTGCGCCTTGGGGAGGAGATTTTGGCTTTGCGCAAGCAGCTCCGCAG TACCCAACAGGCTCTGCAGTTTGCCAAGGCCGTGGATGAGGAACTGGAGGACCTGAAGACTCTGGCCAAGAGCCTGGAGGAACAGAATCGCGGCCTTCTGGCCCAAGCCCGGCAGACG GAAAAGGAGCAGCAGCAGCTGGCGGCTGAGATAGAGAGTCTGCAGGAGGAG AACGGGAAGCTGCTGGCCGAGCGGGATGGAGTGAAGAGGAGGAGTGAGGAGCTGGCCACGGAGAAAGATGCTTTGAAGGTGCCACCCCTCCCTAGCACCTTGACAACTTCCTACCACCCCAAGGCCATTTTTA TCACCAGTTTCAGCCCCTGTGGTCTG CGGCAGCTCTACGAGTGTGAACGCCTCATTTGCCAGCGAGACGCCATCCTCTCCGAG CGTACTCGCCACGCGGAGAGTCTGGCCAAGACCTTGGAGGAGTACAGAACCACAACCCAG GAACTGAGGCTGGAAATCTCACACCTGGAGGAGCAGCTGAGTCAGACCCATGAGGGGCTGGATGA GCGTGGAGGCAGCCTTCCCCGTCCTGACTGTGTGGACAGGCTACCCGAAGGGGCTCAGGTGAGGAGAGTGGACTGGACCAAGCTGCCACCACCGTCGCTGGGTGTGGAGATCCAGGCCATTCGGCAG AAACAAGAAGTGGCAGCCGCCGATCTCTCCAACCCTTTGTGTGGCGTGTGGCAGTGGGAGGAGGTCATCAATGAGACCAATGAGGAAGCTGAGTTTCCACCTGAAGCCCCaactggggggcag AGAAACTTCCAGGGAGAGCCTGCGTACGCTCATGCAGGAAGGAAGGAGCGATCAATGTG GTTGcccagaagagagaaagaagaggaagcagagatCCGGGTCACG GTGGATCTCCCCATCCCTCTGGGAGACTCACACCCTGGAGACATCCCGGGAAGCCCTCCCGAGAG CAGGCCCTCAGAGCCGGAGCTGCAGCAAGCCCTGGTGCCGGTGGTGAAGGAGCTGGTCCCAGTCAGGAGGCCAGTCTGGGGCCACCTCTGCCTGCGCCTCCTGCACCCCCAGCAGCTCAG AGTCACTCGGCACCCGCTGATCCCGGCGCCGGTCCTgggcctgctgctgctgctgctgctgctgctgctctcgGTCCGGCTGCTGGGCCagtccccgccccccgcctggCCCCACCTCCAGCTCTGCTACCTCCAGCCGCCCCCGGTGTGA
- the PTH2 gene encoding tuberoinfundibular peptide of 39 residues: METRQVPRSPRARLLLLLLLVSWGHRTASGAALPPAGVFRLHTPSRAWAGPVTPQSRRSLALADDAAFRERARLLAALERRHWLNSYMHKLLVLDAP, encoded by the exons ATGGAGACCCGCCAGGTACCCAGGAGCCCCCGGGCGcgactgctgctgctgctgctacttgTGTCCTGGGGCCACCGCACCGCCTCAGGAGCCGCCCTGCCTCCCGCGGGGGTCTTCAG ACTCCACACCCCCAGCCGGGCTTGGGCGGGTCCGGTCACCCCCCAGTCGCGGCGGAGCCTGGCGCTGGCGGACGACGCGGCCTTTCGGGAGCGCGCGCGGCTGCTGGCCGCCCTAGAGCGCCGCCACTGGCTGAACTCGTACATGCACAAGCTGCTGGTGCTGGACGCGCCCTGA